The genomic window CCAAGTCAATCGGAGCAAAAGAACAACTATGCCGTTGAGATTCCTACTGTACTTGGTCTTATTGCAACTCATGCAACTGATGTCGAAATTCCGGGGATGAAGGCTATTCTTTACGGAAAGGCTGATGCAAACGGTGATAGGGATCCTAACTTTGCATACTACAGAGATATCAAAACAGGTGTAACTGCTGAAGTTTCTCCAGAGGTTGCAGCTGCAAATCCTGCCAAATATGAAAAAATTCCTTCTGCTTTAGTAATGATTAAAGACGGTGGCCTTGCTTATGCTGATTTACTAAAATGGCGTGAATCAGGCCATACTGGCGATACTCCTACGGCTGACTACAAAGACTACAACAACCCTCAGTATCAAAGATACATGGGGCACGGTAAGTTCCTTGTTCAAGCAGCTATGGATAAGTATGGAAAAGCAGACTCTGCAAGCATTATCAAAGTTGCTAATGATCCTGAACTTGTAAGATCAGTAGCTACAAATATGACTCCTGATGTAGCTAGCGTATTCTGGAGCTTCAGAATAATGGTTGGTATCGGATTCTTTATGTTCGCACTAATCATCGTGGGCTTAATACTTCTAGCAAGACAAGCTTTCACTAGTAATGCTTTCACAAGATTAATACTTAAAGTAATGACTTGGTCTATACCTCTACCATTTATAGCATGTATTGCTGGTTGGTATGTAACTGAACATGGTCGTCAACCTTGGACAGTATACGATATACTACCTACAAACATCAGTTCTTCAGCTATTACATCTATAGATGTAGCTACTTCAATGGCAATCTTTACACTAATTGATACAGCTTTATTTGCAGTGTTAGTATTCTTGATGTTTAAGTTTGCACGCCTTGGCCCTAGTTCACTTGGCTTAGGTAAGTATCACTTTGAACAAGATAGCGAAAATTTAAAAAAGGGAGATAAATAAATGTTTTTAGATATTTTACAAATCCTCTCTTGGCTAGTTGTTGGAGTATTGATATTCCTTGTAGCTGGTACTGTTGGATTTGACTTTGGTGTAGGCATCTTAACTAAGTTTGTCGGCAAAAATGACTATGAAAAAAGAGCTGTTATCAATACAATAGCTCCTACATGGGATGGTAGTCAAGTTTGGTTTATCGCCGCTGGTGGTGCTATATTTGCTATATGGCCACAAGTTTATGCAACAAGCTTCTCCGGCTTATATATTGCGATTTTAGTAGTACTATGGGGTTTATTTTTACGCCCACCTGCACTAGAGTATCGTAAAAAAATCGATAATCCTAAATGGCGTAACTTCTGGGATTGGATGCTAGTTTTAGGTAGCATAATTCCTATGGTGGTAATGGGTGTAGCAGTAGGTAATCTATTCTTAGGCTTCCCTATCTCGTATGATGAAACTTCTCGTTTAATCTATGGCACTATCACAAATGGAGCTTACCAATCTATGTGGGTAACTCTTATATACCTACTAACTCCATTTGCATTACTATTTGGTGTATTTGCACTTGTAATGGCACTAATGCATGGTTCAGCTTATGCTAAGCTTAGAACAAAAGGTGTACTTAGAGATAGATTTAGATCTATAACAACAGTTATGGCTAGTGTGTATATCGTACTATTTGTAATTGCTGGTATTTGGATTGCATTTATTCCAGGCTACCAATATACTCCAAGTGCAGACCTTGTAAATATGTCTGACACTTTACACCACCCATTTACTAGCGGTGCTGTAAGCATGGATTACTCATGGTACTACAACTTCTGTCACGCTCATATCTGGATGTGGTTTGCTCCTATACTAACTGTAGTGTGTGCTGGACTTGTAATCAAATTTAACAAGCAAGATAAAGATGGTTTGGCATTCTTATCAAGCATGGTTTCTATACTATGTGCTGTATTGACTGTTGGGTTTGCTTTGTTCCCATTCATTATGGTTTCAACTGTAGGTAATCATCTGTTTAGCTTGACTGTATATAACTCTAGTAGTAGCCAAACTTCATTAGTTGGTATATTATGTGCTGCAGTGATTATATT from Francisella adeliensis includes these protein-coding regions:
- a CDS encoding cytochrome ubiquinol oxidase subunit I, whose protein sequence is MLPTLMSVDLARLQFGLTASFHFLFVPLTLGLTWIIFTMELMYIRTNKQVYKDMVKFWGKLLGINFALGIITGLTMEFEFGTNWSYYSQSVGDIFGTPLAIEALAAFMLESTFVGLFYFGWDKLSKKQHLFSTFCMAIGSSFSALLILVANGYMQHPVGSEFIASTMRMETVSLLDVFMNETAQTNFGHVMTAGYTTAAMFVIGISAFYLLKGRDKAFATRSIGVGLGFGIVTCLVAMIFGDANGVDVFKVQPMKMAAIEAEWDTSKAPAAFNAIALPSQSEQKNNYAVEIPTVLGLIATHATDVEIPGMKAILYGKADANGDRDPNFAYYRDIKTGVTAEVSPEVAAANPAKYEKIPSALVMIKDGGLAYADLLKWRESGHTGDTPTADYKDYNNPQYQRYMGHGKFLVQAAMDKYGKADSASIIKVANDPELVRSVATNMTPDVASVFWSFRIMVGIGFFMFALIIVGLILLARQAFTSNAFTRLILKVMTWSIPLPFIACIAGWYVTEHGRQPWTVYDILPTNISSSAITSIDVATSMAIFTLIDTALFAVLVFLMFKFARLGPSSLGLGKYHFEQDSENLKKGDK
- the cydB gene encoding cytochrome d ubiquinol oxidase subunit II, with the translated sequence MFLDILQILSWLVVGVLIFLVAGTVGFDFGVGILTKFVGKNDYEKRAVINTIAPTWDGSQVWFIAAGGAIFAIWPQVYATSFSGLYIAILVVLWGLFLRPPALEYRKKIDNPKWRNFWDWMLVLGSIIPMVVMGVAVGNLFLGFPISYDETSRLIYGTITNGAYQSMWVTLIYLLTPFALLFGVFALVMALMHGSAYAKLRTKGVLRDRFRSITTVMASVYIVLFVIAGIWIAFIPGYQYTPSADLVNMSDTLHHPFTSGAVSMDYSWYYNFCHAHIWMWFAPILTVVCAGLVIKFNKQDKDGLAFLSSMVSILCAVLTVGFALFPFIMVSTVGNHLFSLTVYNSSSSQTSLVGILCAAVIILPIIFSYTFFVYKKMWANGRRICAEEVKENSHDMY